The stretch of DNA CAGCTACGGCGAGGCGCTGGACCGCGAGCGGCTCGCCGACATCTGGGACACCACCGGGCGTCCCGTGCAGGCCCGCGAGCAGCGCAGGCTGGCCGCGCAGCTCTACGACGAGCTCGGAGTCCCGCACGAACTCGCCGGTTGAGCCGCACCGGCGCGCGCGTTGCCGCGGTGCGACCGGTTCGACGGACTTGTTGCCACAATGGCTCCATGTTGGACCTGAGCGTGGAACCGGATTCCGGGGTTGCGCCGTTCGAGCAGGTGCGTTCCGGGATCGCCGAGCGGATCAACTCGGGTGCGCTGCCGGTCGGCGGCAAGCTCCCGACCGTGCGGGCGCTGGCCGCGGATCTGGGCATCGCGGCGAACACCGCGGCCAAGGCGTACCGCGAGCTGGAGCAGGCCGGGCTGATCGAGACCCGCGGCCGCGCGGGCACGTTCGTCAGCTCCACCGGTGACCGCAGCAGCAGGCGCGCCGCCGAAGCCGCCGCCGAGTACGCCCGCACCGTGCACGCTTTGGGCATCCCGCCCGCGGAAGCCTTGGCGATGGTCCGCGCCGCCCTCGACGCCCCGGCTTGACCCCGTTCCTCCAGGAGTGAACGGCCCGTTCGCCCAATCTAGCCGGGCGAACAGGTCGTTCACTCGGATCGCCGGGGGCGGGGCGAGTCGGCGAGACGCGAGCCGGCGCGTCACTCCGGCAGGTTCGCGACGAGTTCGCGCAGCGGTTCGGCGAGATCCGGGTGATCGCCCATGTCGACGCGGTGCAGGATGCGCGCCGCCGCGTAGCGCAGCGCGGTGCGGCCGTGCGGAGCCTCCAGCACGTCGGCGAAGGTTTCCCAGACCTGCGCGGCGGTGCCCGGCGTGAGCAGGCTGTAGCAGTACAGCGAAGCCGCGTCCGTGCCCGCCGGGCCGCGCCCCCACAGCTCCCAGTCCAGCAGCCCGAACCGCGGCCGCAGCAGGTTCGCCCAGTGCAGGTCGCCGTGCACGGTTTCCCAGTGCTCGATGCGCAGGTCGATGCCGAGCGCGTCGTGCACGGCCCGCCGCATCGCCGGTTCGTCGTCGCGCATCCGCTCGGTCGCCACCTCGCGGACCGCGTCGATGGTGCCGCGCAGCTGCTCCCACCAGTCGGCGGGCAGGTCAAGTTCGGCGCGCAGCACATCGGTGTCCGAGCACCGCTGCCCGGGCACGAACGTCATCAGCTCACCGCGTTGCCGCCGCGCCTGCTCGACGTCCCATTGCACGAGGCCGAGCACCTTGGGCTTGCGCACGCCGGTGATCGCGTTCGAGTCGGCGTTGCCGGTCCACCAGTCCCCGTCGGCCCATTCGAGCTGCTCGGACACGACGCGCAGCCACCTCGGCCCTGATGTGCTGCGCACGGCCGCGCTGATGGAGCGCAGCCGCCAGCCGAACACCGGCTCGCCGACCACCGCCACCTCGAAGTGCTCGGCGGCGCGGTCCAGGTTCTGCCGCATCCACTCGCCGAAGATCTCGTCGGCTTCTTCGCTGGGGGTGTCGTCGTCCACGGCCATCACCCGATGATGTGGCATCGCGTTCGTGCGGGCGGGGCGGGGTGCGGATCAGTGCCCGTCCAGCAGCCGCCGCATCGCGGCGATCTCGTCGGTCTGGGTGGCCAGGACGTCCTGCGCCATCTCGTGCAGCTGCTCGTCGTGGCCGGTGGTGAGCAGGTCGGTGGCCATCCGCAGCGCGCCCTCGTGGTGCGTGGCCATCAGCCGCAGGAACAGCTCGTCGAAGTCGGCGCCGCGCGAATCCGCGAGTTCCCGCAACTGCTCCGGAGTGGCCATGCCGGGCATTCCGCCGTGTGCCGCGTGATTCCCGTGCCCGCCAGCGCCGTGCGTGCTCAGCCACCCTTGCATCGCACCGATTTCCGCGGGCTGCGCGGCGCCGATGCGTTCGGCCAGCGCGCGCACCCGCGGGTCCGCGGCCCGCGTCGCGGCGAGTTCGGTCATCCGCACCGCCTGCCGGTGGTGCTCGATCATCGAACCGGCGTAGGAGACTTCCGCGGCCATCGGCCCGTCATCCGCGCGGGCCTCGACCGAGCGCACGACGCGCGGTTCATCTCCAGGCGCACCGGGCAGCACCACTGGCGGCGAGGCCGAGGAAGTTTCCGGCTGCTGCGCCGAACAGCCGCTCACCACCCCGGTCAGCAGCAGGAAGGCGGCGAACACCGCGCGACGATCGGACACCGCGTCCCCCTGAAGACATCCGCCCGGCCTATTGGTCGAACCGCGGATTCCGAACATACTGATCGAATGCGGCGAGGGGTAGCCGCTGATCGAGGAAGTGGGGTGATGGTGTTGAGCTCCAAGCAACCGACCGGCCGCCGGTTCCGCGCGCTCGGCTCACTGGCCGCCGCCGTGCCGCTGCTGCTCGGCGTCC from Saccharopolyspora sp. SCSIO 74807 encodes:
- a CDS encoding aminoglycoside phosphotransferase, giving the protein MAVDDDTPSEEADEIFGEWMRQNLDRAAEHFEVAVVGEPVFGWRLRSISAAVRSTSGPRWLRVVSEQLEWADGDWWTGNADSNAITGVRKPKVLGLVQWDVEQARRQRGELMTFVPGQRCSDTDVLRAELDLPADWWEQLRGTIDAVREVATERMRDDEPAMRRAVHDALGIDLRIEHWETVHGDLHWANLLRPRFGLLDWELWGRGPAGTDAASLYCYSLLTPGTAAQVWETFADVLEAPHGRTALRYAAARILHRVDMGDHPDLAEPLRELVANLPE
- a CDS encoding GntR family transcriptional regulator, which gives rise to MLDLSVEPDSGVAPFEQVRSGIAERINSGALPVGGKLPTVRALAADLGIAANTAAKAYRELEQAGLIETRGRAGTFVSSTGDRSSRRAAEAAAEYARTVHALGIPPAEALAMVRAALDAPA
- a CDS encoding DUF305 domain-containing protein; amino-acid sequence: MSDRRAVFAAFLLLTGVVSGCSAQQPETSSASPPVVLPGAPGDEPRVVRSVEARADDGPMAAEVSYAGSMIEHHRQAVRMTELAATRAADPRVRALAERIGAAQPAEIGAMQGWLSTHGAGGHGNHAAHGGMPGMATPEQLRELADSRGADFDELFLRLMATHHEGALRMATDLLTTGHDEQLHEMAQDVLATQTDEIAAMRRLLDGH